In one window of Thalassotalea agarivorans DNA:
- the secD gene encoding protein translocase subunit SecD: MLNKNPLWKTLVVVFVVAIGLLYASPNLYGEDPAVQISGLRGAQATTQTLDTVKADLESADIAFSNIELDNGQVLVRFTNTENQLKARDVLDGNLGKQFSVALNLTPATPEWLEALGGSPMKLGLDLSGGLSFTMEVNMKEAVKKAQEGMIGDIRTELRSEKIRYRTVKAAGDDIEIQFRNVEDIDKAENYLSRRNNDFVYRANEDNLTLKVSFTDQKLKEIREYALEQNITIIRNRVNELGVAEPLVQRQGQKNIVIELPGVQDSAQAKEILNATATIEFRLVDQNGDLSAALNGRVPPGSQLLEDANGRPSLIKKRIMLTGDHIVDAGSGFDENSRPQVNISLDSAGGTRMSNATKSNIGKPMATVFIEYKPTDRKDAEGNTIFEKHEEIISIATIQSRLNKSFRITGLDSPAEAHNLALLLRAGALIAPIQIVEERTVGPSLGAENVKSGFQAILVGFGLVFLFMAIYYRAFGLVANLALGANLVLIIGIMSMIPGATLTLPGMAGIVLTVGMAVDANVLIFERIREEIRAGKSVQQSIHQGYDSAFSTILDANITTLIAALILFAVGTGPIKGFAVTLSIGIITSMFTAILLTRVVVNGAWGGKKLDKLSV; encoded by the coding sequence GTGTTAAACAAAAATCCATTATGGAAAACGCTAGTGGTGGTTTTCGTTGTCGCCATTGGTTTGTTATACGCCTCGCCTAACTTGTACGGAGAAGATCCTGCCGTACAAATTTCAGGGCTTAGAGGTGCTCAAGCGACGACACAAACACTAGACACTGTTAAGGCAGACTTAGAATCTGCAGACATTGCTTTTAGTAATATCGAATTAGACAACGGGCAAGTACTTGTACGTTTTACCAATACTGAAAATCAGTTAAAAGCGCGAGACGTGCTAGATGGTAACTTAGGTAAGCAATTTTCTGTTGCTTTAAATCTTACGCCTGCGACACCTGAATGGCTAGAAGCCTTGGGCGGTAGTCCAATGAAGCTTGGTCTTGACCTAAGTGGTGGTTTAAGTTTCACCATGGAAGTCAACATGAAAGAAGCGGTGAAAAAAGCGCAAGAAGGCATGATAGGTGACATACGCACAGAGCTACGTAGCGAAAAGATTCGTTACCGCACAGTTAAAGCTGCTGGTGATGATATTGAAATTCAATTTAGAAATGTTGAAGACATTGATAAAGCAGAAAACTATTTAAGCCGTCGTAATAATGATTTTGTTTACCGCGCCAATGAAGACAACCTGACTTTAAAAGTTAGCTTCACTGACCAAAAATTAAAAGAAATTCGTGAATACGCATTAGAGCAAAACATTACCATTATTCGTAACCGTGTTAACGAATTAGGTGTTGCAGAACCACTTGTTCAGCGCCAAGGTCAAAAGAACATCGTAATCGAATTACCTGGTGTTCAAGACAGTGCTCAAGCAAAAGAAATTTTGAATGCGACAGCAACAATCGAATTTCGCTTGGTTGATCAAAATGGCGATTTGTCAGCGGCATTAAATGGCCGTGTACCGCCAGGCTCACAATTACTTGAAGATGCCAATGGTCGTCCAAGTTTAATTAAAAAACGTATCATGCTAACTGGTGACCACATTGTAGATGCAGGTTCAGGCTTTGACGAAAACAGCCGTCCACAAGTTAACATTTCGCTAGATTCTGCTGGTGGTACGCGCATGTCTAACGCCACTAAATCGAACATTGGTAAGCCAATGGCGACAGTATTTATCGAATACAAGCCAACAGATCGCAAAGATGCTGAAGGCAATACCATCTTCGAAAAGCATGAAGAAATTATTTCGATTGCAACGATTCAATCGCGTTTAAACAAGTCGTTTAGAATTACAGGTTTGGATTCACCGGCTGAAGCACATAACCTTGCGTTGTTGCTACGTGCTGGTGCCTTAATCGCGCCTATTCAAATTGTTGAAGAACGCACCGTAGGTCCATCGCTAGGTGCTGAAAACGTTAAATCAGGTTTCCAAGCTATCTTGGTTGGCTTTGGTTTAGTGTTCTTGTTTATGGCGATTTACTATCGTGCCTTTGGTTTAGTTGCTAACTTAGCGCTAGGTGCAAACCTGGTATTAATTATCGGTATTATGTCGATGATTCCGGGCGCAACACTTACCTTGCCGGGTATGGCTGGTATCGTTTTGACCGTAGGTATGGCGGTTGATGCAAACGTGCTGATATTTGAGCGTATACGTGAAGAGATTCGTGCTGGTAAATCGGTGCAACAGTCTATTCATCAAGGTTACGACTCTGCGTTCTCAACCATTTTGGATGCCAACATTACCACGCTAATCGCAGCACTAATCTTGTTTGCGGTAGGTACGGGTCCAATCAAAGGTTTCGCCGTAACATTATCTATCGGTATTATTACGTCGATGTTTACTGCTATTTTACTAACCCGTGTTGTTGTTAACGGCGCTTGGGGCGGTAAGAAGCTAGACAAGTTATCGGTTTAA
- a CDS encoding DUF1254 domain-containing protein has protein sequence MKTSTLFITLFVVSLLIVSCEKPTPKQAAEKPEKTQGIYVDESNFTLAETDRYFADHSKDYAVNTFRHSRTMSSKDNQFVVRENQDVMYSHAVVDISQGATLSNPSWDVYSVIQVIDENQYTIDVIYPGEERTFTTEDVSTGNHLFLNTRTGVRSLDEAGFVEAHQHQDNIRIAANSANPYVAKGFDKASLDETRTRLKARMSEAIYPEYYFGNKDEVEATQFLIASAVGIFGLPIKDAAYLNTIQPTGQAKQGAPSKITLTVPPLQFDKGGFFSVTTYGSKGWIVTDNFALNNRQAQPNDDGSYTFYFNTPGQANNIDVEPDWAILIRLYAPNSTEDIMAYMKDAEKNIRIELVE, from the coding sequence TTGAAAACAAGTACCTTGTTCATTACCCTTTTTGTCGTCAGTTTATTGATTGTGTCATGCGAAAAACCAACACCTAAACAAGCTGCTGAAAAGCCCGAAAAAACACAAGGCATTTATGTCGATGAGTCCAACTTTACCCTTGCCGAAACTGATCGCTATTTTGCCGATCACAGCAAAGACTATGCAGTGAATACCTTTAGACACTCCAGAACTATGTCTAGCAAAGACAATCAATTTGTTGTGCGAGAAAATCAAGATGTGATGTACAGCCATGCCGTGGTCGATATTTCGCAAGGCGCAACGCTATCGAACCCTAGTTGGGATGTCTATTCTGTTATTCAAGTGATTGATGAAAACCAATATACCATTGACGTAATTTACCCAGGTGAGGAGCGCACTTTCACCACAGAAGACGTTTCTACAGGTAACCACCTTTTTCTCAATACGCGAACAGGCGTGCGCTCGCTTGATGAAGCAGGTTTTGTAGAAGCGCATCAACACCAAGACAATATCAGAATAGCTGCAAATTCGGCAAACCCTTATGTAGCGAAAGGTTTCGATAAAGCATCGTTAGACGAAACAAGGACTCGACTAAAAGCTCGCATGTCGGAAGCAATCTATCCAGAATACTATTTTGGCAATAAGGATGAAGTAGAAGCGACACAGTTTCTTATCGCCTCGGCTGTGGGCATTTTTGGCTTGCCAATAAAGGATGCGGCATACCTAAATACCATCCAGCCAACCGGTCAAGCCAAACAAGGCGCACCATCTAAAATCACCTTGACGGTGCCGCCACTGCAATTTGATAAAGGCGGCTTTTTCTCTGTGACCACTTATGGCAGCAAAGGTTGGATTGTAACCGATAATTTTGCGTTAAATAATCGACAAGCGCAGCCAAATGACGATGGCAGTTATACCTTTTATTTCAACACGCCTGGACAAGCCAATAACATCGACGTTGAGCCTGACTGGGCGATATTAATTCGCTTGTACGCACCAAATAGTACAGAAGATATTATGGCGTATATGAAAGATGCCGAGAAAAATATACGAATAGAACTTGTGGAATAG
- a CDS encoding DUF6090 family protein: protein MRVFSKQRRFYLLKKKLSTYLVYALGEIVLIVFGILFALQIANWNQDKNDQQKVQAWRIKLTAEFEQNQLAVEQAIKDLTTVTGELSAFLSLMGPEPEIAEDNKIYNYIAVYFWNPSYTPRTIVFDQFVDSGDIDLLNDLVLKDALLEWKTAIRNNQMLVESISSHQDTMAEGWQDLYRWKSSIAMTGWIKHMPESQFPFDQNALLSSPALENAVSMKLILTEMQRLNVQTAKRQQANILSLLMGG from the coding sequence ATGCGTGTATTTTCAAAACAGCGACGTTTTTACTTGTTAAAGAAAAAGTTAAGTACTTATTTGGTTTATGCGTTGGGTGAAATTGTACTGATTGTTTTTGGTATTTTATTTGCGTTACAAATCGCTAATTGGAATCAAGACAAGAATGATCAGCAGAAAGTACAAGCGTGGCGCATAAAATTGACAGCCGAATTTGAACAAAACCAACTAGCGGTAGAGCAAGCCATCAAAGATTTAACTACTGTTACGGGCGAGTTATCCGCCTTCTTATCACTAATGGGACCCGAGCCAGAGATAGCAGAAGACAACAAAATCTATAACTACATCGCTGTTTATTTTTGGAACCCTAGCTATACTCCTCGCACAATAGTATTCGATCAATTTGTTGACTCTGGCGACATTGATTTACTCAATGATCTAGTGTTGAAAGATGCCTTATTGGAGTGGAAAACGGCAATCAGAAACAACCAAATGTTGGTAGAGTCTATCTCTAGTCACCAAGATACAATGGCGGAAGGCTGGCAAGATTTGTACCGCTGGAAAAGTTCTATTGCGATGACTGGCTGGATTAAGCATATGCCGGAAAGTCAATTTCCGTTTGACCAAAATGCTTTATTGTCTTCCCCTGCATTAGAAAATGCGGTATCAATGAAGTTGATATTGACTGAAATGCAACGCCTAAATGTTCAAACTGCAAAGCGACAACAAGCTAACATACTGTCGCTATTGATGGGCGGCTAG
- a CDS encoding RNA polymerase sigma factor, with protein MFERSDETLVKQALKQNKSAWLALVKRYEKAIYNYTLRMVSNEQDAMDLMQDVFIAVFRNLANFRGDSAFKSWLFKIAHYRCIEFYRKKRPTQSLDEAPEQEAEEHHACPEHAAQLGQQAKELHVAMQQLPFNQKVVVELKFFQHCTFDDIAYQLGISVNTAKSRLYTALDKLKGLLEVEYV; from the coding sequence GTGTTTGAACGCAGCGACGAAACTCTAGTAAAACAGGCATTGAAACAGAATAAATCTGCTTGGTTAGCCCTGGTTAAGCGCTACGAGAAGGCGATATACAACTATACGCTTCGTATGGTGAGTAACGAGCAAGATGCAATGGATTTAATGCAAGATGTGTTTATTGCCGTGTTTCGTAATTTAGCGAATTTTCGTGGCGACAGTGCGTTTAAAAGTTGGTTGTTCAAAATCGCCCATTACCGATGCATAGAGTTTTATCGTAAGAAGCGCCCAACACAATCGCTTGATGAAGCGCCCGAGCAAGAAGCAGAAGAACACCATGCTTGCCCAGAACATGCGGCGCAATTAGGGCAACAAGCGAAAGAATTGCATGTAGCAATGCAACAACTGCCGTTTAATCAAAAGGTGGTCGTAGAGTTAAAGTTTTTCCAGCATTGTACGTTCGATGATATTGCTTACCAACTGGGGATCTCAGTGAATACAGCAAAATCTCGATTGTATACGGCATTAGATAAGTTAAAAGGTTTATTGGAGGTTGAATATGTCTGA
- the queA gene encoding tRNA preQ1(34) S-adenosylmethionine ribosyltransferase-isomerase QueA translates to MRVSDFAFELPEELIARYPKAERTQSRLMTLDGDSGQRQDLAFTDIINQLNAGDLLVFNNTRVIPARMFGQKESGGKIEVLVERMLDDKRVLAHVRSSKAPKPGAKLILEGTVNATMVARHDALFEIAFDSDKNVLNILEDIGHMPLPPYIDRPDEDSDKERYQTVYNEKPGAVAAPTAGLHFDETLLQQLKDKGVELAFITLHVGAGTFQPVRVDEIADHIMHAEYVEVPQAVVDQINQTKASGGRVVAVGTTSVRSLESAAKVSAEKGQPLTEFYGDTDIFITPGFEFKVVDALVTNFHLSESTLLMLVSAFAGYDNIMSAYQHAVTEKYRFFSYGDAMLLNKKTSK, encoded by the coding sequence ATGCGCGTATCAGATTTTGCTTTTGAACTTCCTGAAGAACTCATCGCTCGCTATCCTAAAGCGGAGCGTACCCAAAGTCGTCTAATGACCTTAGATGGTGACTCTGGTCAACGTCAGGATCTTGCCTTTACCGATATCATCAATCAACTCAATGCAGGTGATTTATTGGTGTTCAACAATACCCGCGTTATACCGGCTCGTATGTTTGGCCAAAAAGAAAGTGGCGGCAAAATAGAAGTGTTAGTAGAGCGTATGCTAGACGATAAACGCGTGCTTGCACACGTGCGTTCAAGTAAAGCGCCAAAACCAGGTGCTAAATTAATTCTTGAAGGCACAGTTAACGCCACTATGGTGGCTAGACATGACGCGCTATTTGAAATTGCCTTTGATAGCGACAAAAACGTCTTAAATATATTGGAAGACATCGGCCATATGCCGTTGCCTCCTTATATTGATCGCCCAGACGAAGACAGCGACAAAGAGCGTTATCAAACGGTTTACAATGAAAAGCCAGGTGCTGTCGCAGCGCCAACCGCTGGCCTACATTTTGATGAAACCTTGTTGCAACAACTTAAAGACAAAGGTGTTGAACTGGCGTTTATTACACTGCATGTAGGCGCAGGAACTTTCCAGCCAGTGCGTGTCGACGAAATTGCCGACCACATAATGCATGCCGAGTATGTAGAAGTTCCGCAGGCGGTGGTCGATCAAATTAATCAAACGAAAGCGAGCGGTGGTCGCGTTGTTGCCGTAGGCACAACATCGGTGCGCTCGCTAGAAAGTGCAGCTAAGGTTAGCGCAGAGAAAGGCCAGCCTTTAACTGAATTTTACGGTGATACAGATATTTTTATAACGCCTGGCTTTGAGTTCAAAGTGGTTGATGCGTTAGTGACTAACTTTCACTTATCTGAATCTACCTTGTTGATGCTTGTAAGCGCATTTGCTGGCTATGACAATATCATGTCGGCTTATCAGCATGCTGTTACAGAAAAATATCGATTTTTCTCTTACGGCGACGCTATGTTGCTCAACAAAAAAACAAGCAAGTAA
- a CDS encoding serine hydrolase domain-containing protein, with product MNKTKRFYLRLILFISTIVSLFFVPWILVWAWILPLPNTMQAQLEQGLSHGFDGMIVYIDKADQSPQYFAAGWHDKDAKLPARPDALFKIASIGKLYHALAVTKLANSGKLSLDDSVAYHFPELAPRIANAQEITIEMLVKHRSGLFSFTNTPDYWNNPVDSFEQAIELVFDKPANFSPNDDYEYSNTNYLLLSELIKRISFMEKFEYFQQAILSPLGLTQTYESIDDIDMDLLMSGYYVGIEEDMKFVHYGSMVATAEDVGRFVRALNNGDAFAPNEQALYTSLYPTEHSGLIPGYQSFAQYYPEDDTVIVMFTNTTDFSGYHWNLAQILLSRIADISAQ from the coding sequence ATGAATAAAACCAAACGATTCTATCTGCGATTGATCTTATTTATTAGCACTATTGTTTCCTTGTTTTTTGTGCCTTGGATATTAGTGTGGGCGTGGATTTTGCCACTGCCAAACACAATGCAAGCGCAGCTTGAACAAGGATTGTCGCATGGTTTTGATGGCATGATCGTCTATATCGACAAAGCCGATCAATCGCCTCAATATTTTGCAGCTGGCTGGCACGATAAAGACGCCAAGCTTCCAGCGCGTCCAGACGCGCTGTTTAAGATTGCTAGCATAGGTAAGCTTTACCATGCGTTGGCGGTAACTAAGCTGGCAAATAGCGGAAAGCTATCACTTGATGATAGTGTTGCCTATCATTTTCCCGAGCTTGCACCTCGCATTGCCAACGCTCAGGAAATTACCATTGAAATGCTAGTGAAGCATCGCAGTGGCTTGTTTAGTTTTACTAATACGCCAGACTATTGGAATAATCCTGTCGACAGCTTTGAACAAGCGATTGAGCTGGTTTTTGATAAGCCTGCCAACTTCTCACCCAACGATGACTATGAATATTCAAATACCAATTACTTGCTGTTATCAGAGCTAATTAAACGAATCAGTTTTATGGAAAAGTTTGAATATTTTCAGCAAGCTATTTTATCACCACTTGGACTGACACAAACCTATGAATCGATTGACGACATCGATATGGATTTACTGATGAGTGGCTATTATGTTGGCATAGAAGAAGATATGAAGTTTGTCCATTACGGCTCTATGGTAGCAACTGCAGAAGATGTAGGTCGCTTCGTTCGTGCATTAAACAATGGCGACGCATTTGCGCCAAACGAACAAGCACTTTATACCTCGTTATATCCAACAGAGCATTCAGGGTTAATACCAGGCTATCAAAGTTTTGCTCAGTATTATCCAGAAGACGATACGGTGATAGTGATGTTTACCAATACCACCGACTTTAGCGGCTACCACTGGAACTTAGCGCAAATTCTATTGAGTCGAATTGCAGATATCAGCGCGCAATAA
- the tgt gene encoding tRNA guanosine(34) transglycosylase Tgt, with amino-acid sequence MKQKMTYDLLGKDGKARRGRLTFERGTVETPAFMPVGTYGTVKGMKAEEIKEIGAEIILGNTFHLMLRPGTDIIEQHGDLHDFINWDKPILTDSGGFQVFSLGAMRKITEEGVKFSSPVNGEKIMLTPERSMEVQRKLGSDIVMIFDECTPYPATHKEAKDSMEMSLRWAQRSKDAHGDNPNALFGIVQGGMYEDLRETSIEGLKSIEFDGYAIGGLSVGEPKEDMIRILDHTPDLIPENKPRYLMGVGKPEDLVEGVRRGIDMFDCVMPTRNARNGHLFVTDGVVKIRNAKNKTDTGPLDPECDCYTCKNYSKAYLHHLDKCNEILGSQLNTIHNLAYYQRLMKGLRDAIEQGKLDDFVADFYARRGKEVPPLAGSETTD; translated from the coding sequence ATGAAACAAAAAATGACATATGACCTGCTAGGTAAAGACGGAAAAGCGCGCCGTGGCCGCTTGACGTTTGAACGCGGTACGGTTGAAACACCTGCATTTATGCCAGTGGGTACCTACGGTACGGTAAAAGGTATGAAAGCAGAAGAAATCAAAGAAATTGGTGCCGAGATTATTCTAGGCAATACCTTTCACTTAATGCTTCGCCCGGGCACCGACATCATTGAACAACATGGTGACCTGCATGATTTCATCAATTGGGACAAGCCGATCTTAACCGATTCAGGCGGCTTCCAAGTGTTTAGCTTAGGTGCAATGCGCAAAATTACCGAAGAGGGCGTTAAGTTTAGTTCGCCGGTAAACGGTGAAAAAATCATGTTAACGCCAGAAAGGTCAATGGAAGTGCAGCGCAAATTAGGCTCTGACATTGTGATGATCTTTGACGAATGTACGCCATATCCAGCAACCCACAAAGAAGCAAAAGACTCAATGGAAATGTCACTCCGTTGGGCGCAGCGCAGTAAAGATGCACACGGCGACAATCCAAATGCCTTATTTGGTATTGTGCAAGGCGGCATGTATGAAGATTTACGCGAAACCTCAATCGAAGGCTTGAAATCAATTGAGTTTGACGGTTATGCCATTGGCGGTTTGTCGGTGGGTGAACCGAAAGAAGATATGATTCGCATATTAGATCACACACCAGACTTGATTCCTGAAAATAAGCCCCGATATCTAATGGGAGTAGGGAAGCCAGAAGACCTCGTTGAAGGTGTTCGCCGTGGTATCGACATGTTCGATTGCGTTATGCCAACGCGTAATGCACGTAACGGACATTTGTTTGTGACTGACGGCGTAGTAAAAATTCGTAATGCAAAAAACAAAACCGATACAGGACCTTTAGATCCAGAGTGTGATTGTTACACCTGTAAAAATTATTCTAAGGCCTATTTGCATCACTTAGACAAATGTAACGAAATTCTGGGTTCGCAGTTAAATACAATTCACAACCTTGCCTATTACCAAAGGTTGATGAAAGGATTGCGAGACGCAATTGAGCAAGGTAAATTAGACGACTTTGTTGCAGATTTTTATGCTCGTCGTGGTAAGGAAGTGCCACCACTAGCAGGTAGTGAAACAACAGATTAA
- the secF gene encoding protein translocase subunit SecF codes for MFQILKLDSTVSFMRFRKGAMIFSLVLMLAAIASLATNKLNFGLDFTGGVLVEVGFEQSADLAQIRQVMTDNGYPDAVVKLYGSSKDVVIRLGQRDEKAETLGNDIVTALQTGTGQAIEMRRIEFVGASVGDELTEQGGLAVLTALICILVYVAFRFEWRFALGSVAALFHDVVLTLGLFSLLGLEFDLTVLAAILAVIGYSLNDTIVVSDRIRENFRKERIADPEEIINISLTQTFSRTIITSITTLLVLAALFTLGGELIHGFATALLFGVFVGTYSSIYVASSVALGLGISKEDLIPEVVEKEGADHEQLLP; via the coding sequence ATGTTTCAAATATTAAAACTAGACAGTACCGTTAGTTTCATGCGCTTTCGTAAAGGCGCAATGATATTCTCATTGGTGTTAATGCTAGCCGCTATAGCCTCGTTGGCAACCAACAAGCTTAATTTTGGTCTCGACTTTACCGGCGGTGTGTTGGTAGAAGTTGGCTTTGAACAATCAGCTGACCTGGCTCAAATTCGTCAAGTCATGACGGATAACGGCTATCCAGATGCGGTTGTTAAGTTATACGGTAGCTCAAAAGATGTGGTTATTCGTTTAGGTCAACGTGATGAAAAAGCAGAAACCTTAGGTAACGACATTGTTACTGCACTTCAAACAGGTACGGGCCAAGCAATCGAAATGCGCCGTATTGAATTTGTTGGTGCAAGTGTTGGTGACGAGCTCACCGAACAAGGTGGCCTTGCTGTTTTAACAGCGCTTATCTGTATCTTGGTTTATGTTGCGTTTCGTTTTGAATGGCGTTTCGCCCTAGGCTCTGTTGCCGCACTTTTCCACGATGTTGTATTGACGTTAGGTTTGTTCTCGCTACTTGGCTTGGAATTTGACCTTACCGTACTTGCAGCAATATTGGCGGTTATCGGTTATTCATTGAATGATACCATTGTTGTATCAGACCGTATTCGTGAGAACTTCAGAAAAGAGCGTATTGCAGACCCAGAAGAAATCATCAATATTTCTTTAACGCAAACGTTTAGCCGTACCATCATTACCTCAATTACAACTTTGCTTGTACTTGCGGCCTTGTTCACCTTAGGTGGTGAGCTTATCCACGGCTTTGCAACTGCGCTATTGTTTGGTGTATTTGTTGGTACATACTCTTCAATCTACGTGGCAAGTTCTGTTGCCCTTGGTCTAGGTATTTCTAAAGAAGACCTTATCCCTGAAGTGGTTGAAAAAGAAGGTGCAGACCACGAGCAATTATTGCCTTAA
- a CDS encoding hydrogen peroxide-inducible genes activator, whose amino-acid sequence MNLPNLRHLQYLVALHKYQHFNKAAQASFVSQSTLSSAIVKLEEQMGCQLIERDHKSFIFTPQGERVVEMARQLIVNATEMMDFAEQQGDPCKGSIRIGCIPTIAPYLLTDLVFESQQKLPDLSLYLDEDTTENLLLKLANGDIDTAILALPVETGSFQTKVLGKDHFYMAGDKHLIERFKPSQDYEQLPEGSVFLLSDEHCMTEHALSACNVEDKTRIHPFSAASISTLVQMTAFHHGFTFLPEMAVKKGVGQLADIAIEPFKGDRYREIGMLWRSTSLRRQAFSQIGEIVSNLLEK is encoded by the coding sequence ATGAACTTACCGAATCTTCGCCATTTGCAGTACTTAGTGGCGCTGCATAAATACCAACACTTTAACAAAGCGGCGCAAGCAAGCTTTGTTAGTCAATCAACGTTAAGTAGTGCGATTGTCAAGCTTGAAGAGCAAATGGGCTGCCAGCTTATTGAGCGCGATCACAAATCGTTTATCTTTACCCCTCAGGGTGAGCGTGTCGTTGAGATGGCTAGGCAGCTCATTGTTAACGCAACCGAAATGATGGATTTTGCCGAGCAACAAGGCGACCCTTGTAAAGGCAGTATTCGCATTGGCTGTATTCCCACAATTGCACCTTATTTGCTCACTGACTTGGTATTTGAAAGCCAACAAAAGCTACCTGATCTCTCTTTATATCTAGATGAAGATACTACAGAAAATTTATTGCTTAAGCTGGCTAATGGCGATATCGATACCGCGATTTTAGCCCTGCCAGTTGAGACCGGCAGTTTTCAAACCAAGGTGCTAGGTAAAGACCATTTTTATATGGCGGGTGATAAGCACTTAATAGAGCGATTTAAACCTAGCCAAGATTATGAACAACTTCCTGAAGGTAGTGTCTTTTTGTTATCAGACGAGCACTGTATGACAGAGCATGCCTTGTCGGCTTGTAACGTTGAAGATAAAACGCGTATTCACCCATTCTCCGCCGCCAGTATATCGACGCTCGTGCAAATGACCGCGTTTCATCACGGTTTTACTTTCTTGCCAGAAATGGCGGTTAAAAAAGGTGTAGGCCAATTGGCGGATATTGCTATCGAGCCATTTAAAGGGGATAGGTATCGTGAAATCGGTATGTTATGGCGCTCTACAAGCCTAAGACGACAGGCGTTTAGCCAAATTGGCGAGATAGTGTCTAATCTTCTCGAAAAATAA
- the yajC gene encoding preprotein translocase subunit YajC: MSLFISTAHAAAQPAPQGAGFDMLIMLAVFGLVFYFMIYRPQAKRVKEHKNLMTALSKGDEVLTQGGLIGKITKVSEDKDFMVIAIAEGTEVAVQKAAVSAVLPKGTMKSL; the protein is encoded by the coding sequence ATGAGTTTATTTATTTCGACAGCCCATGCGGCAGCACAACCAGCACCACAAGGTGCAGGCTTTGACATGTTAATCATGTTAGCTGTATTTGGTTTAGTGTTTTATTTCATGATCTATCGCCCACAAGCAAAGCGTGTTAAAGAGCACAAAAACTTGATGACAGCCTTATCAAAAGGCGACGAAGTGCTTACGCAAGGCGGCCTTATTGGCAAAATTACTAAAGTGTCTGAAGACAAAGACTTTATGGTAATTGCCATTGCTGAAGGTACAGAAGTTGCTGTACAAAAAGCGGCTGTGTCTGCTGTTTTACCGAAAGGTACAATGAAGTCTCTTTAA
- a CDS encoding type II secretion system protein, which produces MKNKGFTLIELVAVIVILGILAVTVLPKFVNIQTDAKIADLEGVKAAMESVATLAYSEAVIHGTEHAERTIAPMIWILIETVFPRSKQT; this is translated from the coding sequence ATGAAAAACAAAGGCTTTACCTTAATAGAACTTGTTGCAGTAATCGTCATTTTAGGGATTTTAGCGGTCACAGTATTACCTAAATTTGTCAATATACAAACTGACGCAAAAATAGCCGATCTAGAAGGTGTAAAAGCGGCCATGGAAAGTGTAGCAACGCTAGCATATTCAGAAGCGGTTATTCATGGTACGGAACATGCCGAAAGGACAATTGCCCCAATGATATGGATCCTAATAGAGACGGTTTTCCCTCGATCGAAACAAACCTAG